The following coding sequences lie in one Mus musculus strain C57BL/6J chromosome 11, GRCm38.p6 C57BL/6J genomic window:
- the Vezf1 gene encoding vascular endothelial zinc finger 1, which translates to MEANWTAFLFQAHEASHHQQQAAQNSLLPLLSSAVEPPDQKPLLPIPITQKPQAAPETLKDAIGIKKEKPKTSFVCTYCSKAFRDSYHLRRHQSCHTGIKLVSRAKKTPTTVVPLISTIAGDSSRTSLVSTIAGILSTVTTSSSGTNPSSSASTTSMPVPQSVKKPSKPVKKNHACEMCGKAFRDVYHLNRHKLSHSDEKPFECPICNQRFKRKDRMTYHVRSHEGGITKPYTCSVCGKGFSRPDHLSCHVKHVHSTERPFKCQTCTAAFATKDRLRTHMVRHEGKVSCNICGKLLSAAYITSHLKTHGQSQSINCNTCKQGISKTCMSEETSNQKQQQQQQQQQQQQQQQHVTSWPGKQVETLRLWEEAVKARKKEAANLCQTSTAATTPVTLTTPFNITSSVSSGTMSNPVTVAAAMSMRSPVNVSSAVNITSPMNIGHPVTITSPLAMTSPLTLTTPVNLPTPVTAPVNIAHPVTITSPMNLPTPMTLAAPLNIAMRPVESMPFLPQALPTSPPW; encoded by the exons ATGGAGGCCAACTGGACCGCGTTCCTGTTCCAG GCCCACGAAGCATCCCATCACCAACAGCAGGCAGCGCAGAACAGCTTGCTGCCCCTCCTGAGTTCTGCTGTGGAGCCCCCTGATCAGAAACCGTTGCTTCCAATACCAATTACTCAGAAACCTCAGGCTGCACCAGAAACATTAAAGGATGCCATtgggattaaaaaagaaaaacccaaaacttCGTTTGTGTGCACTTACTGCAGTAAAGCATTCAGGGACAGCTATCACCTGAGGCGCCATCAGTCCTGCCACACAGGGATCAAGTTGGTGTCTCGGGCAAAGAAAACCCCCACCACGGTGGTTCCCCTTATCTCCACCATTGCTGGGGACAGCAGCCGAACTTCGTTGGTTTCAACTATTGCAGGCATCTTGTCAACAGTCACTACATCTTCCTCGGGCACCAACCCCAGCAGCAGCGCTAGTACCACATCAATGCCTGTGCCCCAGTCTGTCAAGAAACCCAGTAAGCCTGTCAAGAAGAACCACGCCTGTGAGATGTGTGGGAAGGCCTTCCGGGATGTGTACCACCTCAATCGGCACAAGCTCTCCCATTCGGACGAAAAGCCCTTTGAGTGTCCTATTTGTAATCAGCGCTTCAAGAGGAAGGACCGGATGACTTACCATGTGAGGTCTCATGAAGGAGGCATCACCAAACCCTATACTTGCAGTGTTTGTGGGAAAGGCTTCTCAAG GCCTGACCACCTAAGCTGTCATGTAAAACATGTGCATTCAACAGAAAGACCCTTCAAATGCCAA ACGTGCACTGCTGCCTTTGCCACCAAAGACAGACTACGGACACACATGGTGCGCCACGAAGGCAAGGTATCATGTAACATCTGTGGGAAGCTCTTGAGTGCAGCATATATCACCAGCCACTTAAAGACACATGGGCAGAGCCAAAGTATCAACTGTAACACGTGCAAACAAGGCATCAGCAAAA CGTGCATGAGTGAGGAGACCAGCaatcagaagcagcagcagcagcagcagcaacagcagcagcagcaacaacaacaacatgtgaCAAGCTGGCCAGGGAAGCAGGTAGAGACACTGAGACTGTGGGAAGAAGCTgtcaaagcaagaaagaaag AAGCTGCCAACCTGTGCCAAACCTCCACGGCTGCTACGACACCAGTGACTCTCACTACTCCATTCAATATAACGTCCTCTGTGTCGTCTGGGACTATGTCAAACCCAGTCACAGTGGCAGCTGCAATGAGCATGAGAAGTCCAGTAAATGTCTCAAGTGCAGTTAATATAACCAGCCCAATGAACATAGGGCATCCCGTAACCATAACCAGCCCCTTAGCCATGACCTCACCTTTAACACTCACCACCCCAGTcaacctccccacccctgtgACCGCCCCAGTGAATATAGCACACCCTGTCACCATCACATCTCCAATGAACCTGCCCACTCCTATGACATTAGCTGCCCCTCTCAATATAGCAATGAGGCCTGTAGAAAGTATGCCTTTCTTGCCCCAAGCTTTGCCTACGTCACCGCCTTGGTAA
- the Vezf1 gene encoding vascular endothelial zinc finger 1 isoform X3 gives MEANWTAFLFQAHEASHHQQQAAQNSLLPLLSSAVEPPDQKPLLPIPITQKPQAAPETLKDAIGIKKEKPKTSFVCTYCSKAFRDSYHLRRHQSCHTGIKLVSRAKKTPTTVVPLISTIAGDSSRTSLVSTIAGILSTVTTSSSGTNPSSSASTTSMPVPQSVKKPSKPVKKNHACEMCGKAFRDVYHLNRHKLSHSDEKPFECPICNQRFKRKDRMTYHVRSHEGGITKPYTCSVCGKGFSRPDHLSCHVKHVHSTERPFKCQTCTAAFATKDRLRTHMVRHEGKVSCNICGKLLSAAYITSHLKTHGQSQSINCNTCKQGISKTCMSEETSNQKQQQQQQQQQQQQQQQHVTSWPGKQVETLRLWEEAVKARKKVPKV, from the exons ATGGAGGCCAACTGGACCGCGTTCCTGTTCCAG GCCCACGAAGCATCCCATCACCAACAGCAGGCAGCGCAGAACAGCTTGCTGCCCCTCCTGAGTTCTGCTGTGGAGCCCCCTGATCAGAAACCGTTGCTTCCAATACCAATTACTCAGAAACCTCAGGCTGCACCAGAAACATTAAAGGATGCCATtgggattaaaaaagaaaaacccaaaacttCGTTTGTGTGCACTTACTGCAGTAAAGCATTCAGGGACAGCTATCACCTGAGGCGCCATCAGTCCTGCCACACAGGGATCAAGTTGGTGTCTCGGGCAAAGAAAACCCCCACCACGGTGGTTCCCCTTATCTCCACCATTGCTGGGGACAGCAGCCGAACTTCGTTGGTTTCAACTATTGCAGGCATCTTGTCAACAGTCACTACATCTTCCTCGGGCACCAACCCCAGCAGCAGCGCTAGTACCACATCAATGCCTGTGCCCCAGTCTGTCAAGAAACCCAGTAAGCCTGTCAAGAAGAACCACGCCTGTGAGATGTGTGGGAAGGCCTTCCGGGATGTGTACCACCTCAATCGGCACAAGCTCTCCCATTCGGACGAAAAGCCCTTTGAGTGTCCTATTTGTAATCAGCGCTTCAAGAGGAAGGACCGGATGACTTACCATGTGAGGTCTCATGAAGGAGGCATCACCAAACCCTATACTTGCAGTGTTTGTGGGAAAGGCTTCTCAAG GCCTGACCACCTAAGCTGTCATGTAAAACATGTGCATTCAACAGAAAGACCCTTCAAATGCCAA ACGTGCACTGCTGCCTTTGCCACCAAAGACAGACTACGGACACACATGGTGCGCCACGAAGGCAAGGTATCATGTAACATCTGTGGGAAGCTCTTGAGTGCAGCATATATCACCAGCCACTTAAAGACACATGGGCAGAGCCAAAGTATCAACTGTAACACGTGCAAACAAGGCATCAGCAAAA CGTGCATGAGTGAGGAGACCAGCaatcagaagcagcagcagcagcagcagcaacagcagcagcagcaacaacaacaacatgtgaCAAGCTGGCCAGGGAAGCAGGTAGAGACACTGAGACTGTGGGAAGAAGCTgtcaaagcaagaaagaaag TACCAAAAGTTTGA
- the Vezf1 gene encoding vascular endothelial zinc finger 1 isoform X2, which produces MEANWTAFLFQAHEASHHQQQAAQNSLLPLLSSAVEPPDQKPLLPIPITQKPQAAPETLKDAIGIKKEKPKTSFVCTYCSKAFRDSYHLRRHQSCHTGIKLVSRAKKTPTTVVPLISTIAGDSSRTSLVSTIAGILSTVTTSSSGTNPSSSASTTSMPVPQSVKKPSKPVKKNHACEMCGKAFRDVYHLNRHKLSHSDEKPFECPICNQRFKRKDRMTYHVRSHEGGITKPYTCSVCGKGFSRPDHLSCHVKHVHSTERPFKCQFSSLMQTCTAAFATKDRLRTHMVRHEGKVSCNICGKLLSAAYITSHLKTHGQSQSINCNTCKQGISKTCMSEETSNQKQQQQQQQQQQQQQQQHVTSWPGKQVETLRLWEEAVKARKKVPKV; this is translated from the exons ATGGAGGCCAACTGGACCGCGTTCCTGTTCCAG GCCCACGAAGCATCCCATCACCAACAGCAGGCAGCGCAGAACAGCTTGCTGCCCCTCCTGAGTTCTGCTGTGGAGCCCCCTGATCAGAAACCGTTGCTTCCAATACCAATTACTCAGAAACCTCAGGCTGCACCAGAAACATTAAAGGATGCCATtgggattaaaaaagaaaaacccaaaacttCGTTTGTGTGCACTTACTGCAGTAAAGCATTCAGGGACAGCTATCACCTGAGGCGCCATCAGTCCTGCCACACAGGGATCAAGTTGGTGTCTCGGGCAAAGAAAACCCCCACCACGGTGGTTCCCCTTATCTCCACCATTGCTGGGGACAGCAGCCGAACTTCGTTGGTTTCAACTATTGCAGGCATCTTGTCAACAGTCACTACATCTTCCTCGGGCACCAACCCCAGCAGCAGCGCTAGTACCACATCAATGCCTGTGCCCCAGTCTGTCAAGAAACCCAGTAAGCCTGTCAAGAAGAACCACGCCTGTGAGATGTGTGGGAAGGCCTTCCGGGATGTGTACCACCTCAATCGGCACAAGCTCTCCCATTCGGACGAAAAGCCCTTTGAGTGTCCTATTTGTAATCAGCGCTTCAAGAGGAAGGACCGGATGACTTACCATGTGAGGTCTCATGAAGGAGGCATCACCAAACCCTATACTTGCAGTGTTTGTGGGAAAGGCTTCTCAAG GCCTGACCACCTAAGCTGTCATGTAAAACATGTGCATTCAACAGAAAGACCCTTCAAATGCCAA ttttcctCCCTCATGCAGACGTGCACTGCTGCCTTTGCCACCAAAGACAGACTACGGACACACATGGTGCGCCACGAAGGCAAGGTATCATGTAACATCTGTGGGAAGCTCTTGAGTGCAGCATATATCACCAGCCACTTAAAGACACATGGGCAGAGCCAAAGTATCAACTGTAACACGTGCAAACAAGGCATCAGCAAAA CGTGCATGAGTGAGGAGACCAGCaatcagaagcagcagcagcagcagcagcaacagcagcagcagcaacaacaacaacatgtgaCAAGCTGGCCAGGGAAGCAGGTAGAGACACTGAGACTGTGGGAAGAAGCTgtcaaagcaagaaagaaag TACCAAAAGTTTGA
- the Vezf1 gene encoding vascular endothelial zinc finger 1 isoform X1 produces the protein MEANWTAFLFQAHEASHHQQQAAQNSLLPLLSSAVEPPDQKPLLPIPITQKPQAAPETLKDAIGIKKEKPKTSFVCTYCSKAFRDSYHLRRHQSCHTGIKLVSRAKKTPTTVVPLISTIAGDSSRTSLVSTIAGILSTVTTSSSGTNPSSSASTTSMPVPQSVKKPSKPVKKNHACEMCGKAFRDVYHLNRHKLSHSDEKPFECPICNQRFKRKDRMTYHVRSHEGGITKPYTCSVCGKGFSRPDHLSCHVKHVHSTERPFKCQFSSLMQTCTAAFATKDRLRTHMVRHEGKVSCNICGKLLSAAYITSHLKTHGQSQSINCNTCKQGISKTCMSEETSNQKQQQQQQQQQQQQQQQHVTSWPGKQVETLRLWEEAVKARKKEAANLCQTSTAATTPVTLTTPFNITSSVSSGTMSNPVTVAAAMSMRSPVNVSSAVNITSPMNIGHPVTITSPLAMTSPLTLTTPVNLPTPVTAPVNIAHPVTITSPMNLPTPMTLAAPLNIAMRPVESMPFLPQALPTSPPW, from the exons ATGGAGGCCAACTGGACCGCGTTCCTGTTCCAG GCCCACGAAGCATCCCATCACCAACAGCAGGCAGCGCAGAACAGCTTGCTGCCCCTCCTGAGTTCTGCTGTGGAGCCCCCTGATCAGAAACCGTTGCTTCCAATACCAATTACTCAGAAACCTCAGGCTGCACCAGAAACATTAAAGGATGCCATtgggattaaaaaagaaaaacccaaaacttCGTTTGTGTGCACTTACTGCAGTAAAGCATTCAGGGACAGCTATCACCTGAGGCGCCATCAGTCCTGCCACACAGGGATCAAGTTGGTGTCTCGGGCAAAGAAAACCCCCACCACGGTGGTTCCCCTTATCTCCACCATTGCTGGGGACAGCAGCCGAACTTCGTTGGTTTCAACTATTGCAGGCATCTTGTCAACAGTCACTACATCTTCCTCGGGCACCAACCCCAGCAGCAGCGCTAGTACCACATCAATGCCTGTGCCCCAGTCTGTCAAGAAACCCAGTAAGCCTGTCAAGAAGAACCACGCCTGTGAGATGTGTGGGAAGGCCTTCCGGGATGTGTACCACCTCAATCGGCACAAGCTCTCCCATTCGGACGAAAAGCCCTTTGAGTGTCCTATTTGTAATCAGCGCTTCAAGAGGAAGGACCGGATGACTTACCATGTGAGGTCTCATGAAGGAGGCATCACCAAACCCTATACTTGCAGTGTTTGTGGGAAAGGCTTCTCAAG GCCTGACCACCTAAGCTGTCATGTAAAACATGTGCATTCAACAGAAAGACCCTTCAAATGCCAA ttttcctCCCTCATGCAGACGTGCACTGCTGCCTTTGCCACCAAAGACAGACTACGGACACACATGGTGCGCCACGAAGGCAAGGTATCATGTAACATCTGTGGGAAGCTCTTGAGTGCAGCATATATCACCAGCCACTTAAAGACACATGGGCAGAGCCAAAGTATCAACTGTAACACGTGCAAACAAGGCATCAGCAAAA CGTGCATGAGTGAGGAGACCAGCaatcagaagcagcagcagcagcagcagcaacagcagcagcagcaacaacaacaacatgtgaCAAGCTGGCCAGGGAAGCAGGTAGAGACACTGAGACTGTGGGAAGAAGCTgtcaaagcaagaaagaaag AAGCTGCCAACCTGTGCCAAACCTCCACGGCTGCTACGACACCAGTGACTCTCACTACTCCATTCAATATAACGTCCTCTGTGTCGTCTGGGACTATGTCAAACCCAGTCACAGTGGCAGCTGCAATGAGCATGAGAAGTCCAGTAAATGTCTCAAGTGCAGTTAATATAACCAGCCCAATGAACATAGGGCATCCCGTAACCATAACCAGCCCCTTAGCCATGACCTCACCTTTAACACTCACCACCCCAGTcaacctccccacccctgtgACCGCCCCAGTGAATATAGCACACCCTGTCACCATCACATCTCCAATGAACCTGCCCACTCCTATGACATTAGCTGCCCCTCTCAATATAGCAATGAGGCCTGTAGAAAGTATGCCTTTCTTGCCCCAAGCTTTGCCTACGTCACCGCCTTGGTAA
- the Vezf1 gene encoding vascular endothelial zinc finger 1 isoform X5 encodes MPVPQSVKKPSKPVKKNHACEMCGKAFRDVYHLNRHKLSHSDEKPFECPICNQRFKRKDRMTYHVRSHEGGITKPYTCSVCGKGFSRPDHLSCHVKHVHSTERPFKCQTCTAAFATKDRLRTHMVRHEGKVSCNICGKLLSAAYITSHLKTHGQSQSINCNTCKQGISKTCMSEETSNQKQQQQQQQQQQQQQQQHVTSWPGKQVETLRLWEEAVKARKKEAANLCQTSTAATTPVTLTTPFNITSSVSSGTMSNPVTVAAAMSMRSPVNVSSAVNITSPMNIGHPVTITSPLAMTSPLTLTTPVNLPTPVTAPVNIAHPVTITSPMNLPTPMTLAAPLNIAMRPVESMPFLPQALPTSPPW; translated from the exons ATGCCTGTGCCCCAGTCTGTCAAGAAACCCAGTAAGCCTGTCAAGAAGAACCACGCCTGTGAGATGTGTGGGAAGGCCTTCCGGGATGTGTACCACCTCAATCGGCACAAGCTCTCCCATTCGGACGAAAAGCCCTTTGAGTGTCCTATTTGTAATCAGCGCTTCAAGAGGAAGGACCGGATGACTTACCATGTGAGGTCTCATGAAGGAGGCATCACCAAACCCTATACTTGCAGTGTTTGTGGGAAAGGCTTCTCAAG GCCTGACCACCTAAGCTGTCATGTAAAACATGTGCATTCAACAGAAAGACCCTTCAAATGCCAA ACGTGCACTGCTGCCTTTGCCACCAAAGACAGACTACGGACACACATGGTGCGCCACGAAGGCAAGGTATCATGTAACATCTGTGGGAAGCTCTTGAGTGCAGCATATATCACCAGCCACTTAAAGACACATGGGCAGAGCCAAAGTATCAACTGTAACACGTGCAAACAAGGCATCAGCAAAA CGTGCATGAGTGAGGAGACCAGCaatcagaagcagcagcagcagcagcagcaacagcagcagcagcaacaacaacaacatgtgaCAAGCTGGCCAGGGAAGCAGGTAGAGACACTGAGACTGTGGGAAGAAGCTgtcaaagcaagaaagaaag AAGCTGCCAACCTGTGCCAAACCTCCACGGCTGCTACGACACCAGTGACTCTCACTACTCCATTCAATATAACGTCCTCTGTGTCGTCTGGGACTATGTCAAACCCAGTCACAGTGGCAGCTGCAATGAGCATGAGAAGTCCAGTAAATGTCTCAAGTGCAGTTAATATAACCAGCCCAATGAACATAGGGCATCCCGTAACCATAACCAGCCCCTTAGCCATGACCTCACCTTTAACACTCACCACCCCAGTcaacctccccacccctgtgACCGCCCCAGTGAATATAGCACACCCTGTCACCATCACATCTCCAATGAACCTGCCCACTCCTATGACATTAGCTGCCCCTCTCAATATAGCAATGAGGCCTGTAGAAAGTATGCCTTTCTTGCCCCAAGCTTTGCCTACGTCACCGCCTTGGTAA
- the Vezf1 gene encoding vascular endothelial zinc finger 1 isoform X4: MPVPQSVKKPSKPVKKNHACEMCGKAFRDVYHLNRHKLSHSDEKPFECPICNQRFKRKDRMTYHVRSHEGGITKPYTCSVCGKGFSRPDHLSCHVKHVHSTERPFKCQFSSLMQTCTAAFATKDRLRTHMVRHEGKVSCNICGKLLSAAYITSHLKTHGQSQSINCNTCKQGISKTCMSEETSNQKQQQQQQQQQQQQQQQHVTSWPGKQVETLRLWEEAVKARKKEAANLCQTSTAATTPVTLTTPFNITSSVSSGTMSNPVTVAAAMSMRSPVNVSSAVNITSPMNIGHPVTITSPLAMTSPLTLTTPVNLPTPVTAPVNIAHPVTITSPMNLPTPMTLAAPLNIAMRPVESMPFLPQALPTSPPW, from the exons ATGCCTGTGCCCCAGTCTGTCAAGAAACCCAGTAAGCCTGTCAAGAAGAACCACGCCTGTGAGATGTGTGGGAAGGCCTTCCGGGATGTGTACCACCTCAATCGGCACAAGCTCTCCCATTCGGACGAAAAGCCCTTTGAGTGTCCTATTTGTAATCAGCGCTTCAAGAGGAAGGACCGGATGACTTACCATGTGAGGTCTCATGAAGGAGGCATCACCAAACCCTATACTTGCAGTGTTTGTGGGAAAGGCTTCTCAAG GCCTGACCACCTAAGCTGTCATGTAAAACATGTGCATTCAACAGAAAGACCCTTCAAATGCCAA ttttcctCCCTCATGCAGACGTGCACTGCTGCCTTTGCCACCAAAGACAGACTACGGACACACATGGTGCGCCACGAAGGCAAGGTATCATGTAACATCTGTGGGAAGCTCTTGAGTGCAGCATATATCACCAGCCACTTAAAGACACATGGGCAGAGCCAAAGTATCAACTGTAACACGTGCAAACAAGGCATCAGCAAAA CGTGCATGAGTGAGGAGACCAGCaatcagaagcagcagcagcagcagcagcaacagcagcagcagcaacaacaacaacatgtgaCAAGCTGGCCAGGGAAGCAGGTAGAGACACTGAGACTGTGGGAAGAAGCTgtcaaagcaagaaagaaag AAGCTGCCAACCTGTGCCAAACCTCCACGGCTGCTACGACACCAGTGACTCTCACTACTCCATTCAATATAACGTCCTCTGTGTCGTCTGGGACTATGTCAAACCCAGTCACAGTGGCAGCTGCAATGAGCATGAGAAGTCCAGTAAATGTCTCAAGTGCAGTTAATATAACCAGCCCAATGAACATAGGGCATCCCGTAACCATAACCAGCCCCTTAGCCATGACCTCACCTTTAACACTCACCACCCCAGTcaacctccccacccctgtgACCGCCCCAGTGAATATAGCACACCCTGTCACCATCACATCTCCAATGAACCTGCCCACTCCTATGACATTAGCTGCCCCTCTCAATATAGCAATGAGGCCTGTAGAAAGTATGCCTTTCTTGCCCCAAGCTTTGCCTACGTCACCGCCTTGGTAA